In the Deinococcus aerolatus genome, one interval contains:
- a CDS encoding GAF domain-containing protein, with product MPLDVLTATLFHAALDCIICINQDGQVIEWNVAAEQTFGYPRSEAIGRPLSELIIPPAYRGAHHAGLKRYLSTGKAHVLNQRLRLEAQRRGGEIFPCELTIHDVHLEGGVYFTAYLRDLSEQVRVQVRQDALYAVARNMEQTITPAQVVEVILREVIPSTQAARGSVSVLTPEGEHLHLLGELGYEAEVRRALAKFPLTLNLPGSHVVRTGEPVFGLRAALETQFTAIAGVWPRQFAAAAVLPLGVRDTTFGYLALMYDTPRTFDDAERDFLTAMSEQCALALNRAHLLETERQAREQMAFLAEAGEALASSLDLEAMLARLANLAVPRMADWCAIYLPDGPHLHPHGLAHTDPEKVRTLREYVSETPTRIDAPDGTAEIYRSGTVLHLPSITPEMIDMLDVSDRQKARVRALGLRSYLGVPMLAHGQTVGVLSFALAETHRSFTPADLELAQELGRRAGLALAHARLHEQLQDSHATLEQRVEARTRELEEQTRALRRSNVELERFAYVASHDLQEPLRTIASFTELLEHRYAERLDDRGLKYLALVIQGAQRMKVLINDLLVFSRLNAVKEPLRPVELDAPLREALASLHIAIQESGADVTWGDLPRVLGAHSELVQVFQNLIGNAVKFRQADVRPQVTVSARREAEGWQVQVQDNGIGFDAQYATQIFQIFQRLHSREQYDGTGMGLAVVQKIVERHEGRVWAHSEPGVGSTFAFTLMDADGSG from the coding sequence TTGCCTCTGGATGTCCTGACCGCCACGCTGTTTCATGCCGCGCTCGACTGCATCATCTGTATTAATCAGGATGGCCAGGTCATTGAGTGGAACGTGGCTGCCGAACAGACCTTCGGCTACCCCCGCAGCGAGGCGATAGGGCGTCCACTCAGCGAGCTGATCATTCCGCCGGCCTACCGCGGCGCCCACCACGCGGGACTGAAACGGTACCTGAGCACGGGCAAGGCGCATGTCCTCAACCAGCGCCTTCGGCTGGAGGCCCAGCGCCGGGGCGGCGAGATCTTTCCGTGTGAGCTCACCATCCACGACGTGCATCTGGAAGGCGGCGTGTACTTCACGGCGTACCTGCGCGATCTCAGCGAGCAGGTACGCGTTCAGGTTCGGCAGGACGCCCTCTACGCCGTCGCCCGGAATATGGAGCAGACCATCACACCCGCGCAGGTGGTGGAGGTGATCTTGCGCGAGGTCATTCCGAGCACCCAGGCAGCCCGCGGCTCGGTCAGCGTGCTCACGCCAGAGGGCGAGCACCTGCACCTGCTGGGCGAACTGGGCTACGAAGCAGAGGTCCGGAGGGCGCTGGCCAAGTTTCCGTTGACCCTGAACCTCCCCGGCAGTCACGTCGTTCGCACAGGAGAGCCGGTGTTCGGCCTGCGTGCCGCACTTGAAACGCAGTTCACGGCGATTGCCGGCGTCTGGCCCCGGCAGTTCGCCGCGGCGGCGGTCCTGCCGCTGGGCGTGCGGGACACCACCTTCGGCTATCTGGCGCTGATGTACGATACCCCGCGAACCTTTGATGATGCGGAGCGTGATTTCCTGACCGCGATGTCCGAGCAGTGCGCGCTGGCCCTCAACCGCGCTCACCTGCTGGAAACCGAGCGCCAGGCCCGCGAGCAGATGGCATTTCTGGCCGAGGCGGGCGAGGCCCTGGCCTCCTCGTTGGATCTGGAGGCCATGCTGGCCCGGCTCGCCAACCTGGCGGTTCCCCGCATGGCCGACTGGTGCGCCATCTACCTGCCCGACGGTCCCCACCTCCACCCGCACGGCCTGGCCCACACGGACCCGGAAAAGGTCCGAACCCTGCGTGAGTACGTGAGCGAGACGCCCACGCGCATCGACGCGCCTGACGGAACGGCCGAGATCTACCGCAGCGGCACCGTTCTGCACCTGCCCAGCATCACCCCCGAGATGATCGACATGCTGGACGTCAGTGACCGCCAGAAGGCGCGGGTGCGCGCGCTGGGGCTGCGGTCCTACCTGGGGGTGCCGATGCTCGCGCATGGCCAGACCGTGGGGGTGCTGTCTTTCGCGCTGGCCGAGACGCACCGGAGCTTCACCCCTGCAGACCTGGAACTGGCTCAGGAACTCGGGCGCCGCGCGGGCCTGGCCCTGGCGCACGCCCGACTGCACGAGCAGTTGCAGGACAGCCACGCCACGCTTGAGCAGCGGGTGGAGGCCCGGACCCGTGAGCTCGAGGAGCAGACGCGGGCGCTCAGACGCAGCAACGTGGAGCTCGAACGCTTCGCCTACGTGGCGTCGCACGACCTGCAAGAGCCGCTGCGCACCATCGCGAGCTTCACGGAGCTGCTCGAGCACCGCTACGCCGAGCGCCTGGATGACCGGGGGCTGAAGTACTTGGCCCTGGTCATCCAGGGCGCACAGCGTATGAAGGTGCTGATCAATGACCTGCTGGTGTTCTCACGCCTGAACGCGGTCAAGGAGCCCCTGCGCCCGGTGGAGCTGGACGCGCCGCTGCGCGAGGCGCTGGCCTCCCTGCACATCGCCATTCAGGAAAGCGGCGCGGACGTGACCTGGGGGGACCTTCCACGTGTTCTTGGCGCCCACAGCGAGCTGGTACAGGTGTTCCAGAACCTGATCGGCAATGCGGTCAAGTTCCGCCAGGCTGACGTCCGTCCCCAGGTCACGGTCAGCGCGCGCCGCGAGGCTGAGGGCTGGCAGGTACAGGTCCAGGACAACGGCATCGGCTTCGACGCCCAGTACGCCACGCAGATCTTCCAGATCTTCCAGCGCCTTCACAGCCGGGAACAGTACGACGGCACTGGAATGGGCCTCGCCGTGGTCCAGAAGATCGTGGAACGTCACGAGGGACGCGTGTGGGCACACTCTGAACCCGGTGTGGGCAGCACCTTCGCCTTCACGCTGATGGACGCGGACGGCAGCGGGTGA